From one Rhodoferax sp. PAMC 29310 genomic stretch:
- a CDS encoding YoaK family protein, with protein sequence MIPQLRGWTAVQRTPQNNVRLGVTLSFVAGATNAGGFLAVGQYTSHMTGVLSSVADSVVLGQLALAGVGLASLMAFLFGAMTTAWMVNWGLRRQLQSAYGQPLLLEAALLVVFGLFGTGIDFFAGLFVPLTVLVLCFIMGLQNAVTTKISNAEIRTTHITGLLTDLGIELGKLFYINRLTRDSLVKGNRKKIRLHASLIGSFFLGGLSGALGFKHIGFISTVPLAMFLLLLVWRPVLNDARHWMDPTRSDHDD encoded by the coding sequence ATGATCCCTCAGCTGCGCGGCTGGACGGCAGTCCAGCGGACTCCCCAGAACAATGTTCGCTTGGGGGTCACGCTCAGCTTTGTCGCTGGGGCCACCAACGCGGGCGGCTTTCTGGCGGTGGGTCAGTACACCTCCCACATGACAGGCGTACTGTCGTCAGTGGCCGACTCGGTAGTTCTTGGCCAACTTGCTTTGGCCGGGGTTGGACTGGCCTCGTTAATGGCCTTTCTGTTTGGTGCCATGACCACGGCCTGGATGGTGAACTGGGGCCTGCGGCGCCAGTTGCAAAGCGCCTATGGCCAGCCCCTGCTGCTGGAGGCCGCTTTATTGGTAGTGTTTGGCCTGTTCGGCACCGGCATCGATTTTTTCGCAGGCCTCTTTGTGCCGCTGACGGTTTTGGTGCTGTGCTTCATCATGGGGCTGCAAAACGCGGTCACCACAAAAATATCAAATGCCGAAATTCGCACCACCCACATCACCGGGCTGCTGACTGACCTGGGCATTGAGTTGGGCAAGCTGTTTTATATCAACCGCCTGACCCGTGACAGTCTCGTGAAAGGCAACCGAAAGAAGATTCGACTTCACGCCAGCCTGATTGGCAGCTTTTTCCTCGGCGGTCTGTCCGGGGCACTGGGGTTCAAACACATTGGGTTTATCAGCACCGTACCACTGGCAATGTTCCTGCTTCTGCTGGTATGGCGCCCCGTGCTCAACGACGCCCGGCATTGGATGGACCCCACACGGTCCGACCATGACGACTGA